A single genomic interval of Noviherbaspirillum cavernae harbors:
- a CDS encoding choice-of-anchor L family PEP-CTERM protein, whose translation MKITSLVMASILALTTASASAMVVTSSTDATALATALGGSGVTISNATFSSLASSTAAGTFTGAADAIGFDKGVLLTTGTVNCAPGPNSQSGCGIAGGDTTSLKFKFTSSTGNLFFKYVFASEEYNEYVNQFNDMFELRLNGVNIAKLPGSGDDVSINNVNLNKNSAYFRNNATGASIPSLHLDTQYDGLTTVLTAFATGLSGTNEFEFLIKDQGDSEWDSGVFIQAGTFASTDVPEPGSLALLGLGLAGLVARRRKKA comes from the coding sequence ATGAAAATTACTTCACTCGTCATGGCATCGATACTTGCCCTGACAACGGCCTCGGCCAGCGCCATGGTCGTGACATCGTCAACCGATGCGACCGCCCTGGCAACCGCGCTTGGCGGCTCTGGCGTCACCATCAGCAATGCGACTTTTTCCTCGCTTGCCAGTTCCACGGCGGCAGGCACATTTACCGGTGCCGCAGATGCCATCGGTTTTGACAAGGGCGTGCTGCTGACCACCGGCACCGTCAATTGCGCACCCGGCCCGAACTCGCAATCCGGCTGCGGAATCGCCGGCGGCGACACCACCTCTCTGAAATTCAAGTTCACCAGCTCGACCGGCAACCTGTTTTTCAAGTACGTTTTCGCGTCCGAAGAATATAACGAGTATGTCAACCAGTTCAACGACATGTTCGAGCTGCGGCTCAACGGGGTGAATATCGCAAAACTGCCGGGTAGCGGCGATGACGTGTCGATCAACAACGTCAACCTGAACAAGAACAGCGCCTATTTCCGCAACAATGCCACAGGCGCATCCATCCCCTCCCTGCATCTGGATACGCAATACGACGGCCTCACAACTGTCTTGACCGCTTTTGCTACCGGACTCAGCGGCACCAATGAGTTCGAGTTCCTGATCAAGGATCAAGGCGATTCGGAATGGGATTCCGGCGTATTCATCCAGGCCGGCACGTTCGCAAGCACCGATGTGCCAGAACCGGGCAGCCTCGCCTTGCTGGGCCTCGGCCTGGCCGGCCTCGTGGCTCGCAGGCGCAAGAAGGCATGA
- a CDS encoding glycosyltransferase produces the protein MDTRLDENMVKRVLMIAYHYPPQHGSSGIQRTLKFSRYLPEFGWDPVVLSARPAAYPSVSNDQLVEIPSSVHVHRAFALDASRHLSIRGRYLRAMALPDRWSSWWLGAVPSGLRLIREHRPDVIWSTYPIATAHLIGHALHRLSGIPWVADFRDPMTDEGYPADAVVRGAYRWVERRTILNCSHAVFTTPGAANIYRARFPHLPASRFRVIENGYDEENFSGAAALPANAPQGEKPFVLLHSGIIYPSERDPRPLFEAVAALVAQGDVSSRDFRLVLRAAHHEELLRQLAHQHGIADIVTLLPPIPYREALSEMLAADGLLILQAASCNGQIPAKLYEYLRAQRPILALTDPAGDTAATLRNAGIDTIARLDSRDCIMAALRRFIDMARQGAAPMAAMDKVLANSRKARTQELANLLDQVAGAS, from the coding sequence ATGGACACACGATTGGATGAAAACATGGTGAAGCGCGTTCTCATGATTGCGTATCATTATCCGCCTCAGCATGGCAGCAGCGGCATTCAGCGGACATTGAAGTTTTCGCGCTATCTGCCGGAGTTCGGCTGGGATCCTGTCGTTCTGAGCGCGCGGCCGGCTGCGTATCCGAGCGTGAGCAACGATCAGCTGGTCGAGATTCCTTCCAGCGTGCACGTGCATCGGGCATTCGCTCTCGATGCGTCCAGACATCTGTCGATTCGCGGTCGATATCTGCGCGCGATGGCGCTGCCGGACCGCTGGAGTTCCTGGTGGCTGGGGGCGGTGCCGTCCGGCTTGCGTCTGATTCGCGAGCATCGGCCCGATGTGATCTGGTCCACCTATCCGATCGCGACCGCGCATCTGATCGGACACGCCCTGCATCGCCTGAGCGGCATCCCGTGGGTTGCCGATTTCAGGGATCCGATGACGGATGAGGGCTATCCGGCCGATGCAGTCGTGCGCGGTGCATACCGATGGGTCGAGCGAAGGACGATTCTCAACTGTTCGCACGCCGTCTTCACCACGCCGGGTGCGGCGAACATCTATCGCGCCCGCTTTCCCCATCTGCCGGCATCCCGTTTTCGCGTGATCGAGAACGGCTATGACGAAGAGAATTTCAGTGGCGCGGCAGCGTTGCCGGCCAATGCGCCGCAAGGGGAAAAACCGTTCGTGCTGCTGCACAGCGGGATCATCTATCCGTCCGAGCGCGACCCGCGTCCCTTGTTCGAGGCGGTGGCCGCGCTTGTCGCGCAGGGGGACGTGTCTTCGCGCGATTTCAGGCTCGTCCTGCGCGCCGCGCATCACGAGGAGCTTCTGCGGCAACTGGCGCATCAGCACGGGATCGCGGATATCGTGACGCTGCTCCCGCCCATCCCCTACCGGGAGGCGCTGTCGGAAATGCTCGCGGCGGACGGGCTGCTGATCCTGCAGGCGGCCAGCTGCAACGGCCAGATTCCCGCCAAGCTGTACGAATACCTGCGGGCGCAGCGCCCGATCCTCGCGTTGACCGATCCGGCGGGCGATACCGCGGCGACGCTGCGCAATGCCGGCATCGATACCATTGCGCGGCTGGATTCGAGAGACTGCATCATGGCGGCGCTGCGGCGATTCATCGACATGGCGCGCCAGGGTGCAGCGCCGATGGCAGCGATGGACAAGGTGCTGGCCAATTCGAGAAAAGCCAGAACGCAGGAACTGGCGAATCTGCTCGATCAGGTTGCCGGCGCAAGCTGA
- a CDS encoding VanZ family protein yields MTRAGNTLQRIGLYAGLAYLAFVIYGSLVPLGFTYLDPSEAWQAFGRIPYLALGIGSRADWIANILLYIPLTFIWSGVVSQAARASARIAGSLAVLAAAIALCVGIEFAQLYFPPRTVSLNDILAEVIGSVAGIVLWHALGARMIPWLAALRAGGNAGRLAALSTALAIYVPAYLALSLFPFDVVVSSAELAARLGNGRDNLWLSLDAYRSPARCAVQLTLEVLLALPLGIMAVRFTPAFSRTPDRSSVRIALLAGAVLGLTIEGAQLLLNSGVSQGMSVLTRAAGAGLGALACKHLPAERAARAFILLRKARWLALPLVPLYVAGLALLQGWKMHEWLDWDSALQRLPDVHFLPFYYHYFTTETAALVSFWFTSLAYAPPGVLLFWMTDTARRRGMLASAILGALLASVFEFAKLFQRHLHPDPTNVLIGAAAAAAACWLMHWLNAMLTPAVAAHSHTHPATATATPLPAQQADTSAHGGFKVPALVCASLLAWAIADYPLGMHWLAAGLATYLVILYRWQHAWLVLVPAALPVLDLAPLSGRFFADEFDYLLLATIALAYWRWPPGKSAHRLAPAALCVFALFLLSAVSAVLIGASPFPSLDINAFSSYYSPYNALRMGKGLMWAMLLLPLLKHELDRDAATAHRRFAFGMTLGVCAAGASVLWERIAFPGLFNFSSGYRVVGMFSGMHVGGAAIEAYLVLAMPFVAWWSLTVRHPLARLFGASVFALGVYAMVVTYARGGYIALALGMVVLAVAALLRTPASSGPLRAAAGAAVLLAGAAAAWLVVHGTHLNDRFSTSGSDLHARAAHWEDALQMMDDDVATTLFGMGTGRYPGLYLWRSGEGVKPATYGFRNETGNTWLALGGGSPLYVEQIVNVQGNRRYRLSFSARSSAGTGELRLPLCEKWMLYSANCIAQSVRLGETNGQWKRFSVEFDTTRLPSREWYAQRLLKLSIHNPHAASVADIDDVSLMSDDGRELLRNGSFTQGMDHWFFATDNHLPWHIENLWLQLYFEQGAVGLLLFALLAVQSGVALRRRHRDKGLPVPALAAALIGFLALGALNSLFDFPRLSLLFYLLASSAMLQVTPRSRAASDDDEHALAPAHRDVRRERAYIAAHATM; encoded by the coding sequence ATGACACGAGCGGGAAACACGCTTCAACGAATCGGCCTTTATGCGGGCCTGGCGTATCTGGCATTCGTGATTTACGGCAGTCTTGTACCGCTCGGATTCACTTACCTCGATCCATCCGAGGCATGGCAGGCATTTGGCCGGATTCCCTACCTGGCGCTCGGCATCGGCTCGCGCGCCGACTGGATCGCCAACATCCTGCTCTACATCCCGCTCACGTTCATCTGGTCCGGCGTTGTCAGCCAGGCCGCCCGCGCTTCCGCGCGCATCGCCGGCTCGCTTGCCGTTCTGGCGGCAGCAATCGCCTTGTGCGTCGGCATCGAGTTCGCGCAACTCTACTTCCCGCCCCGTACCGTTTCGCTCAATGACATACTGGCCGAAGTGATCGGCAGCGTCGCCGGCATCGTCCTGTGGCACGCGCTCGGCGCGCGGATGATACCCTGGCTCGCCGCATTACGCGCCGGCGGCAATGCGGGGCGGCTTGCCGCACTGTCGACTGCGCTGGCGATATACGTGCCGGCCTATCTTGCATTGAGCCTGTTTCCCTTTGATGTTGTCGTGTCGTCGGCAGAACTCGCGGCGCGTCTGGGCAACGGGCGCGACAATCTGTGGCTGTCGCTCGACGCCTACCGCAGCCCGGCACGTTGCGCGGTTCAGCTGACACTCGAAGTGCTGCTTGCGCTTCCGTTGGGAATCATGGCTGTGCGCTTCACGCCCGCTTTCTCGCGTACACCCGACCGTTCGAGCGTGCGCATCGCCCTGCTGGCGGGGGCCGTCCTGGGCCTCACGATCGAGGGTGCGCAGCTCCTCCTGAATTCGGGCGTTTCACAAGGGATGTCAGTATTGACGCGCGCGGCGGGCGCGGGCCTGGGCGCGCTGGCCTGCAAGCATTTGCCGGCGGAACGCGCCGCCCGCGCATTCATCCTGCTGCGCAAGGCACGCTGGCTGGCATTGCCGCTCGTGCCGCTCTACGTCGCAGGACTGGCGCTCCTGCAGGGATGGAAAATGCATGAGTGGCTGGACTGGGACAGCGCTTTGCAAAGGCTTCCGGACGTGCATTTTCTGCCGTTCTACTACCACTACTTCACGACCGAAACCGCCGCGCTCGTCAGCTTCTGGTTTACCTCCCTTGCCTACGCGCCGCCTGGCGTGCTGCTGTTCTGGATGACGGACACCGCGCGGCGGCGCGGCATGCTTGCGTCAGCCATCCTTGGCGCGCTGCTTGCGTCGGTGTTCGAATTCGCGAAACTCTTCCAGCGTCATTTGCATCCGGATCCGACCAATGTACTGATCGGCGCGGCCGCTGCCGCCGCAGCCTGCTGGCTGATGCACTGGTTGAACGCGATGCTGACGCCGGCTGTCGCCGCACACTCGCACACACACCCTGCAACTGCGACCGCAACGCCGCTGCCTGCGCAGCAGGCGGACACGAGCGCTCATGGCGGATTCAAAGTGCCGGCCCTGGTGTGTGCCAGCCTGCTGGCGTGGGCCATCGCAGACTATCCGCTCGGCATGCATTGGCTTGCCGCGGGTCTCGCAACCTATCTCGTCATCCTGTACCGCTGGCAGCATGCATGGCTCGTTCTGGTGCCCGCCGCACTGCCGGTGCTGGACCTTGCGCCGTTGAGCGGACGCTTCTTTGCCGATGAATTCGACTACCTGCTGCTGGCGACGATTGCGCTCGCCTACTGGCGCTGGCCACCGGGAAAATCCGCGCATCGCCTTGCGCCGGCGGCATTATGCGTGTTCGCCTTGTTTCTGCTGTCTGCCGTGTCGGCAGTGCTGATCGGCGCATCGCCCTTTCCCTCGCTCGACATCAACGCGTTCAGCAGCTATTACAGCCCGTATAACGCGCTGCGCATGGGGAAAGGTCTGATGTGGGCAATGCTTCTGCTGCCGTTGCTGAAACATGAACTGGATCGGGACGCCGCCACCGCGCATCGCCGCTTCGCGTTCGGCATGACACTGGGTGTGTGCGCGGCGGGAGCATCCGTGCTGTGGGAGCGCATCGCCTTTCCAGGCTTGTTCAATTTCAGCAGCGGTTACCGCGTGGTCGGCATGTTCTCGGGCATGCATGTCGGCGGGGCCGCGATCGAGGCGTACCTGGTGCTGGCAATGCCGTTCGTCGCGTGGTGGTCGCTCACCGTGCGGCACCCGCTTGCACGCCTGTTCGGCGCGAGCGTGTTCGCGCTCGGCGTCTACGCGATGGTGGTGACCTATGCGCGCGGCGGCTACATTGCGCTGGCGCTGGGCATGGTCGTTCTTGCGGTAGCCGCCCTGTTGCGCACGCCGGCCTCGTCCGGACCTTTGCGGGCTGCGGCCGGCGCGGCCGTGCTGCTGGCGGGAGCCGCCGCCGCATGGCTCGTCGTGCACGGCACACACCTGAATGACCGGTTCTCGACCAGCGGCAGCGACTTGCATGCGCGCGCGGCGCATTGGGAAGACGCCCTGCAGATGATGGATGACGACGTCGCCACCACGCTGTTCGGCATGGGTACGGGCCGCTATCCCGGGCTCTACCTCTGGCGCAGCGGTGAGGGCGTCAAGCCTGCAACATACGGCTTCAGGAACGAAACGGGCAACACCTGGCTCGCGCTGGGCGGCGGCTCGCCCCTGTATGTCGAACAGATCGTCAACGTGCAAGGCAACCGCCGCTATCGCCTGAGCTTTTCGGCACGCAGCAGCGCCGGCACCGGTGAGCTGCGCCTGCCGCTGTGCGAGAAGTGGATGCTGTATTCGGCCAACTGCATCGCGCAATCGGTCAGGCTCGGCGAGACAAACGGGCAGTGGAAGCGCTTTAGCGTCGAGTTCGATACGACCAGGCTGCCGTCGCGCGAATGGTATGCGCAGCGTCTGCTCAAGCTTTCCATCCATAATCCGCACGCCGCCTCGGTCGCCGACATCGACGATGTCTCGCTGATGTCCGACGACGGCAGAGAGCTGCTGCGCAACGGCAGCTTCACGCAAGGGATGGATCACTGGTTTTTCGCCACCGACAATCATCTGCCGTGGCACATCGAGAACCTGTGGCTGCAGCTCTACTTCGAGCAGGGTGCGGTGGGACTGCTGCTGTTTGCGCTGCTGGCAGTGCAGTCCGGCGTGGCGCTGCGGCGGCGCCATCGGGACAAGGGCTTGCCCGTGCCGGCGCTGGCCGCTGCGCTGATCGGCTTTCTCGCGCTGGGCGCGCTCAACAGCCTGTTCGATTTTCCGCGCCTGAGCCTGCTGTTCTATCTGCTTGCGTCATCAGCCATGCTGCAGGTGACGCCGCGATCACGCGCTGCGTCGGACGATGACGAGCATGCACTGGCACCGGCGCATCGTGATGTCCGGCGCGAGCGCGCATACATTGCGGCGCACGCGACGATGTAA
- a CDS encoding acyl carrier protein, translating into MPAIEQVKNIVADTLNLGDRGSRLGPDSALLGSLPELDSMAVIHLITALEEYFGFVVHDDEISAEHFETLASLAAFVDAKLAA; encoded by the coding sequence ATGCCAGCCATCGAACAAGTGAAGAACATCGTCGCCGATACCTTGAATCTCGGCGATCGCGGCAGCCGCCTCGGCCCGGATTCGGCCCTGCTGGGAAGCCTGCCGGAACTGGATTCCATGGCGGTCATTCATCTGATTACGGCGCTGGAGGAGTATTTCGGCTTCGTCGTGCATGACGATGAAATCAGTGCCGAGCATTTCGAAACGCTCGCCAGCCTCGCGGCCTTCGTCGATGCCAAGCTCGCCGCATGA
- a CDS encoding hydrolase 2, exosortase A system-associated codes for MSERPGLPAMQPFFLDTVRGTRFCLYHAPPTGTECRGAFLYIHPFAEEMNKSRRMAALQARAFAATGFAVLQIDLFGCGDSAGEFGNARWEIWKEDLAAARQWLVERVAAPVHLWGLRLGALLALDFARSRGDAIDSIVLWQPVMRGESFMTQFLRLRLADDMLAGRAEQNGGTRALRDALARGEALEIAGYDIAPALAAEIDTLDAAAWSGIGSAIHWFEISADANRPLPHASAQLIAAWRDEGADVRLHPVQGAPFWSAPEIAECPELLSATAAIFHPVHA; via the coding sequence ATGAGCGAGCGCCCTGGCCTGCCTGCGATGCAACCGTTTTTCCTCGACACCGTGCGGGGAACGCGTTTTTGCCTCTATCACGCGCCGCCCACAGGAACCGAGTGCCGCGGTGCATTCCTTTATATCCATCCCTTTGCCGAGGAAATGAACAAATCCAGGCGAATGGCGGCGCTGCAGGCGCGCGCCTTTGCCGCGACCGGTTTTGCAGTGCTGCAGATCGACCTGTTCGGTTGTGGCGACAGCGCCGGTGAATTCGGCAATGCGCGATGGGAGATATGGAAAGAGGATCTGGCTGCCGCCAGACAATGGCTGGTCGAACGCGTGGCGGCTCCCGTCCATTTATGGGGACTTCGTCTGGGCGCGCTGCTGGCGCTGGATTTCGCGCGGTCGAGGGGGGATGCGATCGACTCGATCGTGCTGTGGCAGCCCGTGATGCGCGGCGAGTCGTTCATGACGCAGTTTTTGCGCTTGCGGCTGGCGGACGACATGCTGGCGGGGCGTGCGGAACAGAATGGCGGAACGCGCGCGCTGCGCGATGCATTGGCGCGCGGCGAGGCGCTGGAAATCGCGGGGTATGACATCGCGCCGGCGCTGGCGGCGGAGATTGACACGCTCGATGCCGCGGCATGGAGCGGGATTGGCAGTGCGATTCACTGGTTCGAGATTTCGGCCGATGCGAACCGTCCGCTGCCGCACGCGAGTGCGCAGTTGATCGCGGCATGGCGCGACGAAGGCGCTGACGTCCGGCTGCATCCAGTGCAGGGCGCGCCGTTCTGGTCCGCGCCGGAAATTGCCGAGTGCCCCGAGCTGTTGTCCGCCACGGCGGCAATCTTCCATCCGGTGCATGCATGA
- a CDS encoding HPr-rel-A system PqqD family peptide chaperone, whose amino-acid sequence MWQVAPGQPFSLRVLGDEFVAYHPLSGDTHLLGAAAGHILVALQQSPSDTAALAERLASLWQTELHHELALETEGILADLESLALIERVPS is encoded by the coding sequence ATGTGGCAAGTAGCTCCAGGTCAGCCATTCAGTCTGCGCGTGTTGGGCGACGAGTTCGTTGCCTACCACCCCCTGTCTGGCGATACGCATTTACTCGGTGCCGCCGCCGGGCATATTCTCGTCGCGTTGCAACAATCGCCATCCGATACAGCGGCATTGGCCGAGCGGCTTGCCTCGCTGTGGCAGACCGAACTGCATCATGAACTGGCACTCGAGACGGAAGGCATTCTGGCCGACCTCGAATCGCTGGCATTGATAGAGCGCGTGCCATCTTGA
- a CDS encoding nucleotidyltransferase domain-containing protein: MTAAPLLLQILRRPETSKSLDLADWDLLLRQARRANLLATLHALLEERGHIEQVPSRPREHLGWAHAIAERHAQAVDWEIAQIRKALAKANVPLILLKGAAYVAARLPPARGRLFSDVDILVPKGSLDVVEAALTLHGWATTHHDEYDQRYYRTWMHELPPMQHVKRMTVIDVHHAILPETAALRPDPEKLRTAAQSLASHADVKVLAPIDMVLHSAAHLFHEGELDNGLRDLVDIHCLLAHFGGLPSFWPDLVRRAKELELTRPLFYALRYTERMLHAAIPPDAMEAAGSGRPHRQILALMDQLYTRAFLPNHPSCRDRLAGMSRRMLYLRANWLRMPPLLLARHLFHKAFISPDLA; this comes from the coding sequence GTGACTGCCGCTCCCTTGTTATTGCAGATACTTCGGCGGCCGGAAACGTCGAAATCGCTAGACCTTGCAGACTGGGATCTGCTGTTGCGCCAGGCGCGGCGCGCCAATCTGCTGGCGACGCTTCACGCTTTGCTCGAAGAGCGTGGACATATCGAGCAAGTTCCGTCCCGGCCGCGAGAACACCTGGGGTGGGCGCACGCCATCGCCGAACGGCATGCCCAGGCAGTTGATTGGGAAATCGCGCAGATAAGGAAAGCCTTGGCGAAGGCAAACGTGCCGCTCATCCTTTTGAAGGGGGCGGCCTACGTGGCGGCCAGGCTGCCGCCCGCGCGAGGCCGTCTCTTCTCCGATGTCGACATCCTGGTTCCCAAGGGCAGCCTTGATGTCGTGGAAGCCGCATTGACGCTGCATGGCTGGGCGACTACCCACCACGATGAATATGACCAGCGCTATTACCGGACCTGGATGCATGAGCTGCCGCCCATGCAGCATGTCAAACGAATGACCGTGATCGACGTGCATCACGCGATTCTTCCGGAAACAGCAGCCTTGCGTCCGGATCCCGAAAAACTTCGCACGGCCGCTCAATCGCTTGCATCGCATGCCGACGTGAAGGTTCTGGCGCCGATCGACATGGTCCTGCACAGCGCCGCGCATTTGTTCCATGAAGGCGAACTGGACAACGGTCTGCGCGATCTGGTGGATATTCACTGCCTGCTTGCACATTTCGGCGGCCTGCCGTCGTTCTGGCCCGACCTTGTCCGGCGCGCCAAGGAACTGGAACTGACGCGCCCGCTCTTTTATGCGCTGCGTTATACAGAGCGAATGCTGCACGCAGCAATTCCGCCGGACGCGATGGAAGCCGCCGGCAGCGGCCGCCCCCATCGCCAGATTCTTGCGCTCATGGATCAGCTCTATACACGTGCGTTCCTGCCGAATCACCCGAGTTGCAGGGACCGGCTGGCTGGTATGTCGCGAAGGATGCTGTATCTGCGCGCTAATTGGCTTCGCATGCCGCCCTTGCTCCTTGCGCGTCATCTGTTTCACAAAGCATTCATCTCGCCGGATTTGGCGTGA
- a CDS encoding HprK-related kinase A: MNVSSLTEPDLKRRLAQHGIAIRTGAFVTHLQTAIPRVAEGIHLLYADFPLIEQGGFADFHVRLARPRNFRRWFKPQVLFLFDGDSTFKPLPLDQAFPMLEWGLNWCVSSHAHSYLMIHAAVIEKDGFAAMLPAPPGSGKSTLCAALVNRGWRLLSDELALVRLRDRKIMPLPRPISLKNASIDLLKRYEPRAILSREVADTMKGTVAHMKPPADSVARAMEAVPLAWVIFPKYQNGAATRLDMLPQSRALMRVADNAFNYSTLGADGFEALAGLLENAQCHDFSYSQLDEAVSAFAALKPATVLT; this comes from the coding sequence TTGAACGTCTCTTCACTCACCGAGCCGGATCTCAAGCGGCGGCTCGCGCAGCATGGTATCGCCATTCGAACCGGGGCATTCGTCACGCATCTGCAAACCGCGATTCCGCGCGTGGCGGAAGGTATCCATCTGCTTTACGCGGACTTTCCTCTGATTGAGCAAGGCGGCTTCGCGGATTTTCACGTCCGCCTTGCGCGCCCGAGGAACTTCAGAAGGTGGTTCAAGCCACAGGTATTGTTTCTGTTCGATGGCGATTCCACATTCAAGCCCTTGCCGCTCGATCAGGCATTTCCCATGCTCGAATGGGGCCTCAACTGGTGCGTATCCAGTCATGCCCACTCCTATCTGATGATCCATGCGGCGGTGATTGAGAAAGACGGCTTTGCCGCGATGCTGCCGGCGCCGCCGGGATCGGGCAAAAGCACCTTGTGCGCGGCATTGGTCAATCGCGGCTGGCGCCTGCTGTCGGACGAACTGGCGTTGGTGCGTTTGAGGGACCGGAAAATCATGCCGCTGCCGCGACCGATCAGCCTGAAAAATGCGTCCATCGACCTTCTCAAGCGTTACGAGCCGCGCGCAATTCTCAGCCGCGAGGTTGCCGATACCATGAAGGGAACGGTCGCGCACATGAAGCCTCCTGCCGACAGCGTTGCGCGCGCTATGGAAGCTGTGCCGCTTGCATGGGTCATTTTCCCGAAATACCAGAACGGCGCGGCGACGCGACTCGATATGCTGCCCCAGTCCCGCGCTCTCATGCGTGTCGCCGACAACGCATTCAACTACAGCACGCTTGGCGCTGATGGGTTTGAAGCGTTGGCAGGATTGCTCGAAAACGCACAGTGTCATGATTTCAGCTACAGCCAACTGGACGAAGCCGTCTCGGCATTCGCTGCACTGAAACCAGCGACGGTCCTGACGTGA
- a CDS encoding hydrolase 1, exosortase A system-associated: MSCAESAVGFACHDAQLCGILSLPRQPVSRGVLIVVGGPQYRAGSHRQFTLLARFLAARGIPVFRFDYRGMGDSGGDARSFEDVGDDLRTAIDKFSETMPGLAEVVIWGLCDAASAALFYAHQDRRVTGLVLLNPWVRTEQGIAKTYLKHYYRSRFFERALWDKVLRGRFDWLAAARSFSALVREGFGRQRGTMGAACDAPLPQRMLDGFRRFDGRVLLILSGNDLTAKEFLELADGSRDWQGLLKSRRVQRHDLPLANHTFARREWRDQVAAWTHDWMKTW; this comes from the coding sequence ATGAGTTGCGCGGAAAGCGCCGTCGGCTTCGCGTGCCATGACGCGCAGCTTTGCGGAATCCTGAGCCTTCCGCGGCAGCCGGTGTCGCGCGGCGTGCTGATCGTGGTCGGCGGGCCCCAGTACCGGGCGGGAAGCCATCGCCAGTTCACGCTGCTTGCGCGCTTTCTGGCGGCGCGCGGGATTCCGGTTTTCCGGTTCGATTATCGCGGCATGGGCGACAGCGGCGGCGATGCGCGCAGCTTCGAGGATGTGGGCGATGATTTGCGCACCGCAATCGACAAATTTTCCGAAACGATGCCGGGCCTTGCCGAAGTGGTGATCTGGGGCCTGTGCGATGCGGCCTCGGCTGCGCTGTTTTACGCGCATCAGGATCGCCGCGTCACGGGACTCGTGCTGCTCAATCCCTGGGTCAGGACCGAGCAGGGAATCGCCAAGACGTATCTGAAACATTACTACCGCAGCCGCTTTTTCGAGCGCGCATTGTGGGACAAGGTGCTGCGCGGGCGATTCGACTGGCTTGCAGCGGCGCGCTCGTTTTCGGCACTGGTCCGTGAAGGGTTCGGCCGGCAGCGCGGGACCATGGGCGCGGCCTGCGATGCTCCGCTGCCGCAGCGCATGCTCGATGGGTTCCGTCGTTTCGATGGACGGGTGCTGCTGATCCTGAGCGGCAACGATCTGACTGCCAAGGAGTTCCTCGAACTGGCCGACGGCTCGCGTGACTGGCAAGGATTGCTGAAGTCGCGGCGCGTGCAACGCCATGACTTGCCGCTTGCGAACCATACATTCGCGCGGCGCGAGTGGCGGGATCAGGTTGCGGCATGGACACACGATTGGATGAAAACATGGTGA